In Daucus carota subsp. sativus chromosome 4, DH1 v3.0, whole genome shotgun sequence, one DNA window encodes the following:
- the LOC108215891 gene encoding probable choline kinase 3, which yields MAVKTNGFTESSLPDELLKLLFALALKWGDLIDLDTIKVIHLSGAMTNEVYRISWPAKTPGVCRTVLVRIYGEGVDVFFDRDEEIRTFECLSKHGQGPRLLGQFPQGRVEEFIHAKTLSASDLRDPETSSLIATKLREFHQLDMPGSKDVILWDRLRNWLIKAIDHCSDEQAKEFHLDILEHEINTLEKDLSQDYQEIAFCHNDLQYGNIMIDEKTKSVTIIDYEYASYNPVAYDLANHFCEMAANYHSEKPHILDYGIYPGLEERERFVRSYLGSDGDLLDDSEVQRFVDDIEKYTLANHLFWGLWGIISAHVNHIDFDYMEYARQRFAQYWLRKPQLMATKSISCEVVNGFSQPT from the exons ATGGCAGTTAAGACAAACGGATTCACAGAGAGTAGTCTACCCGATGAATTGTTGAAGTTATTGTTCGCATTGGCTTTAAAGTGGGGCGATTTGATCGATCTTGATACGATAAAAGTGATTCATTTGAGTGGTGCTATGACTAATGAGGTTTATCGGATAAGTTGGCCTGCAAAGACTCCAGGTGTCTGCAGAACTGTTCTGGTTCGGATTTATGGTGAAGGTGTTGATGTTTTCTTTGACAGAGATGAGGAAATTAGAACTTTCGAGTGTCTGTCAAAGCACGGACAAGGTCCTCGCCTTCTTGGACAGTTCCCACAAGGGCGAGTTGAAGAGTTCATTCATGCCAAG ACTCTATCAGCTAGTGATCTTCGTGATCCTGAAACGTCGTCTCTGATAGCAACTAAGTTGAGGGAAtttcaccaacttgatatgccTGGTTCTAAAGATGTGATACTTTGGGACAGATTGAG AAACTGGCTTATCAAGGCCATAGATCACTGTTCCGATGAACAAGCTAAGGAGTTTCACCTGGATATTCTTGAACACGAGATTAACACACTGGAGAAAGACTTGTCACAGGACTACCAGGAGATTGCCTTTTGTCACAATGATTTGCAATATGGAAACATTATGATTGATGAGAAGACAAAATCAGTTACTATTATT GATTACGAGTATGCCAGTTACAATCCTGTTGCCTATGACCTTGCAAATCACTTCTGTGAAATGGCAGCAAACTATCACTCTGAGAAACCACATATTCTAGACTATGGCATATATCCAG GCCTGGAGGAACGTGAAAGATTTGTTCGTTCGTATCTTGGTTCAGATG GCGACCTACTGGATGACAGTGAAGTGCAGAGGTTCGTCGATGATATAGAGAAGTACACTCTAGCAAACCATCTGTTCTGGGGCTTATGGGGGATAATTTCG GCGCACGTGAACCATATTGACTTTGATTACATGGAGTACGCGAGGCAGAGGTTTGCTCAATACTGGTTGAGGAAGCCCCAGCTTATGGCCACTAAGAGCATCTCTTGCGAAGTTGTAAATGGTTTTTCGCAACCAACTTGA